A single Cannabis sativa cultivar Pink pepper isolate KNU-18-1 chromosome 7, ASM2916894v1, whole genome shotgun sequence DNA region contains:
- the LOC115696473 gene encoding uncharacterized mitochondrial protein AtMg00310-like: MACFKLPASFHSKIESLMARFWWGSTETNRKIHWKTWSFLCYSKFHGGLGFRSMKAFNQAMLAKQAWRLLQYPHSLVATLLKARYFPHTSFLHSGKGHRPSLVWSSITWGKELLQSGLKKSIGEGTTINIYNDAWIPGYGKLHYLRYHSNANMTVADLITPNKQWNHAIIQSLFPTDITQAIMAIPLPSISTPDTHFWSLTPHGSYTVNSGYHLAHRQLH, translated from the coding sequence ATGGCTTGCTTTAAGCTTCCTGCATCTTTCCATTCTAAGATTGAATCCCTTATGGCTCGGTTCTGGTGGGGCAGCACTGAGACCAACAGGAAAATCCATTGGAAAACATGGTCTTTTCTTTGCTATTCAAAATTCCATGGTGGTCTCGGGTTTCGTTCTATGAAAGCTTTCAATCAGGCGATGTTGGCCAAACAAGCTTGGCGGCTACTCCAATATCCTCATTCACTAGTGGCCACACTCcttaaagctcgatacttcccACACACTAGCTTCCTTCATTCTGGCAAGGGCCATAGACCTTCTCTTGTTTGGTCTAGTATTACTTGGGGCAAAGAACTTCTTCAGTCAGGCCTTAAGAAGTCAATTGGTGAGGGTACTACCATCAACATTTACAATGATGCTTGGATTCCTGGTTATGGCAAACTGCACTATTTAAGATATCATTCAAATGCCAATATGACAGTGGCTGATCTTATCACACCTAACAAACAATGGAACCATGCCATTATCCAATCCCTCTTTCCTACAGACATTACACAAGCTATAATGGCTATTCCCCTTCCTTCAATTTCCACTCCAGACACACACTTTTGGTCCCTCACCCCTCATGGTTCATACACGGTCAATTCAGGTTACCACCTTGCCCATAGACAGCTTCATTAA
- the LOC115698199 gene encoding berberine bridge enzyme-like 8 codes for MLKNMEDNDALLTSAFINTLLTKHSNSSHPISKALIHTQNDTSFTQTLQSHIRNLRFNNSTTRKPLLIVVPTHVSHIQTAVISARTHNLHMKIRSGGHDYEGLSYTSSTETRFFLLDMQKLCSIDLDMATETAWAQTGATLGELYYKIAQNSKVHGFPAGVCPSVGVGGHFSGAGYGNMMRKYGLTVDHIVDAQLVNVEGRVLDRMSMGEDLFWAIRGGGGASFGVVLAYKINLVRIPETVTVFRVERTQEQNAVNDVVFRWQEVAPKLDEDLFIRMILDVVKSSQTGEKTLRASFVALFLGDSDRLISIMRNSFPEMGLRKSDCIETNWVQSIFFYSDIPMGTPEEYLLRRKPEKLVHLKRKSDYLKKPISKYGLNEIFKKMVELEYPALLFNPYGGRMAEIAPNATPFPHRLNLAKIQYVLNWEESGIEASCYYIGLMRKLYDHMTPYVSNNPRESYLNYRDLDLGINHHDWKTNNYRTANALGVSYFKENFGRLVEIKRRVDPTNFFRNEQSIPVISLEKLGSVHFLESRI; via the coding sequence ATGCTGAAAAACATGGAGGACAACGATGCCTTACTTACCTCAGCCTTCATCAACACACTGTTGACCAAACACTCCAACTCCTCTCACCCAATATCCAAAGCATTAATCCACActcaaaacgacacgtcgtttacTCAGACTCTTCAATCCCACATTCGAAACCTCCGTTTCAATAATTCAACGACACGAAAGCCTCTCCTTATTGTCGTTCCAACCCATGTCTCCCACATCCAAACCGCTGTCATATCTGCCCGAACGCACAACCTGCATATGAAGATCCGAAGCGGTGGCCACGACTATGAAGGCCTTTCTTACACTTCTTCCACAGAAACGCGCTTCTTTCTTCTAGACATGCAGAAGCTCTGCTCCATTGATTTAGATATGGCTACCGAAACGGCTTGGGCTCAAACTGGAGCTACACTCGGCGAACTTTACTACAAGATAGCCCAGAACAGCAAAGTTCACGGCTTCCCCGCCGGAGTATGTCCTTCTGTCGGTGTCGGTGGCCACTTCAGCGGCGCTGGTTACGGAAACATGATGAGAAAGTACGGGCTCACCGTTGACCACATCGTTGACGCTCAGTTAGTCAACGTGGAAGGTCGAGTTCTTGACAGAATGTCAATGGGGGAAGACTTGTTTTGGGCCATTAGAGGCGGGGGAGGAGCGAGCTTCGGCGTTGTTTTGGCTTACAAGATAAACCTCGTTCGTATCCCAGAAACGGTGACCGTTTTCAGAGTTGAGAGAACTCAAGAACAGAACGCGGTTAACGACGTCGTTTTCCGTTGGCAGGAGGTGGCACCTAAGCTAGACGAAGACCTTTTCATTAGAATGATCTTAGACGTGGTCAAATCAAGTCAAACTGGAGAAAAGACTCTCCGAGCTTCGTTCGTTGCTCTTTTTCTCGGAGACTCAGACAGACTGATCTCTATTATGAGAAATAGTTTTCCAGAAATGGGTTTGAGAAAGTCTGACTGTATTGAAACAAATTGGGTCCAATCCATTTTTTTCTATTCCGACATTCCAATGGGGACTCCCGAAGAGTACTTGCTCCGTCGAAAACCAGAGAAGCTAGTTCACTTGAAAAGAAAATCTGATTATTTGAAGAAACCAATTTCCAAATATGGTCTAAACGAAATCTTCAAGAAAATGGTGGAGTTAGAATATCCAGCTCTGCTTTTCAATCCTTACGGTGGTAGAATGGCTGAGATTGCACCCAATGCGACGCCGTTTCCACATCGATTGAACCTAGCAAAGATTCAGTATGTGTTGAATTGGGAGGAATCGGGAATAGAGGCTTCGTGTTACTACATTGGTTTGATGAGGAAACTGTACGACCACATGACTCCGTACGTGTCAAACAACCCCAGAGAGTCTTACCTGAACTACAGAGATCTTGATTTGGGAATCAACCATCACGATTGGAAGACTAATAATTATCGAACTGCTAATGCTCTTGGGGTTAGTTATTTTAAGGAGAATTTTGGGAGATTGGTGGAGATAAAGAGAAGGGTAGATCCAACAAATTTTTTCAGGAATGAACAGAGCATTCCTGTGATTTCATTGGAGAAGCTTGGTTCGGTTCATTTTCTTGAGTCTCGTATATGA